A stretch of Porites lutea chromosome 5, jaPorLute2.1, whole genome shotgun sequence DNA encodes these proteins:
- the LOC140938947 gene encoding 5-hydroxytryptamine receptor 1B-like yields MANHCSRDISLSSSVSLAVLYGIASLPAILGNATFLWVMHKSRAIRTAANVLLSSLALADLLVGLVIDPVWIARCVLSPRPVDHPFRIVIDFLWIQTSVTTTFSLCVVSLDRYIAVRFSLSYSQIVTQTRCYFAISLVWIVSIVFGMARVMIKNPNNLPTLWMCVTVITFLLPMVLIFLFYSFILGQARKQSRNIARLSAQRHRSQLVAERARNLRATRTAGLIVALFFVSWFPSLVTSFVNLTTKDHCRKQRMRLVWLWVELVAFGSSGINPWLYSLRNNAFKMEMKKVFGKSRCPFPEQKRV; encoded by the coding sequence ATGGCAAACCATTGTAGTCGAGATATATCACTTTCCTCGTCCGTGAGCCTGGCCGTGTTGTATGGCATTGCTTCCCTGCCAGCCATCCTTGGCAATGCAACTTTTCTCTGGGTCATGCACAAATCTCGCGCCATCAGAACCGCTGCCAACGTGCTGCTGAGCTCGTTAGCACTGGCGGATCTCTTAGTAGGACTGGTGATAGACCCAGTGTGGATAGCTCGGTGTGTATTATCGCCTCGTCCGGTTGATCACCCGTTCAGAATAGTCATTGATTTTTTATGGATACAGACAAGTGTAACCACAACTTTTAGCTTGTGTGTGGTGAGCCTGGATAGGTACATCGCAGTTCGTTTTTCCCTGTCATACAGCCAGATTGTCACACAAACGCGTTGTTACTTTGCTATATCTCTTGTATGGATTGTATCCATTGTATTTGGCATGGCTCGGGTCATGATCAAGAACCCTAATAACTTGCCAACGCTCTGGATGTGTGTCACGGTAATTACATTTCTTCTCCCAATGGTCTTGATTTTTCTCTTCTACTCATTTATCCTTGGGCAAGCAAGAAAACAGTCGAGAAATATCGCACGTCTAAGCGCTCAAAGGCATAGATCTCAGCTTGTTGCTGAAAGAGCTAGAAATCTAAGAGCTACCAGGACTGCGGGTCTTATCGTAGcgctgttttttgtttcatgGTTTCCCTCCCTGGTGACATCTTTTGTCAACCTGACGACTAAGGACCACTGCAGAAAGCAACGAATGCGTTTGGTTTGGCTTTGGGTTGAGCTTGTTGCTTTCGGATCGTCTGGGATAAACCCATGGTTATATTCGTTACGAAATAACGCGTTCAAGATGGAAATGAAGAAAGTGTTTGGAAAAAGCCGATGCCCGTTCCCTGAACAAAAACGAGTTTAA
- the LOC140936633 gene encoding 5-hydroxytryptamine receptor 1D-like encodes MANHCSRDISLSSSVSLAVLYGIASLPAILGNAAFLWVMHKSRAIRTAANVLLSSLTLADLLVGLVIDPVWIARCVLSPRPFDHPFKIVIDFLWIQTSVTTTFSLCVVSLDRYIAVRFALLYSQIVTQTRCYFVISLVWIVSIVFGMARVMIKNPKNLPTLWMCVTVITFLLPMVFIFLFYSFILGQARKQSRNIAHLSAERHGAQLAAERARNRRATKTAGLIVALFFVSWFPSLVTSFVNVTTNDHCTKQRMRLVWLWVELVAFASSGINPWLYSLRNNAFKMEMKKAFAKSRCPIPKEIRVQDPMTKSSDIQN; translated from the coding sequence ATGGCAAACCATTGTAGTCGAGATATATCACTTTCCTCGTCCGTGAGCCTGGCCGTGTTGTATGGCATTGCTTCCCTGCCAGCCATCCTTGGCAACGCAGCTTTTCTCTGGGTCATGCACAAATCTCGCGCCATCAGAACCGCTGCCAACGTGCTGCTGAGCTCGTTAACACTGGCAGATCTCTTAGTAGGACTGGTGATTGACCCAGTGTGGATAGCTCGGTGTGTATTATCGCCTCGTCCGTTTGATCACCCGTTCAAAATAGTCATTGATTTTTTATGGATACAGACAAGTGTAACCACAACTTTTAGCTTGTGTGTGGTGAGCTTGGATAGGTACATCGCAGTTCGTTTTGCCCTCTTATACAGCCAGATTGTCACACAAACGCGTTGTTACTTTGTCATTTCGCTTGTATGGATTGTATCCATTGTATTTGGCATGGCTCGGGTCATGATCAAGAACCCTAAAAACTTGCCAACGCTCTGGATGTGTGTTACGGTAATTACATTTCTTCTGCCAATGGTGTTCATTTTTCTCTTCTACTCATTTATCCTTGGGCAAGCAAGAAAACAGTCGAGAAATATCGCACATCTAAGCGCTGAAAGGCATGGAGCTCAGCTTGCTGCTGAACGAGCTCGAAACCGAAGAGCAACCAAGACTGCGGGTCTTATCGTAGcgctgttttttgtttcctggTTTCCCTCCTTGGTGACGTCCTTTGTCAACGTGACGACGAACGACCACTGCACAAAGCAACGAATGCGTTTGGTTTGGCTTTGGGTTGAGCTTGTTGCTTTTGCATCGTCTGGGATAAACCCATGGTTATATTCGCTACGAAACAACGCGTTCAAGATGGAAATGAAGAAAGCGTTTGCAAAAAGCCGATGCCCGATCCCTAAAGAAATACGAGTTCAAGATCCCATGACTAAAAGCAGCGACattcaaaactga